A part of Sparus aurata chromosome 19, fSpaAur1.1, whole genome shotgun sequence genomic DNA contains:
- the map3k15 gene encoding mitogen-activated protein kinase kinase kinase 15 isoform X2: protein MDTGQSAQVADMAGEHSAGVCVLERDRERGEVSSPSPPAKQRSLRAVYVLNDGLKAVMASSPESGALQCLQRACDSESALLTTVTFGRLDFGETSVLDSFYDADIAVVDMSDVFRQPSLFYHLGVRESFDMANNVILYHDTDPDTAQSLKDMVAQKNTATRPPALGFPWVQLPPEYRGSGLRNKASSGNYYFIPYIVTPNHEYMCCESDAQRRASEYMQPSWDNLLGPLCVPLTDRFTSLLKDIHVTSCASFKDTLLNDIRKAREKYQGEELAKELSRIKLRIDNTEVLTQDIVMNLLFSYRDIQDYDAMVKLVQTLEMLPTCDLATQPMIQFHYAFALNRRNSPGDREQALRVMLQVLQSCEHPAPDMFCLCGRIYKDIFLDSDCKDTKNRDNALQWYRKGFELQPTLYSGINLAVLLMVAGQQFESSMELRKIGVRLNSLLGRKGSLEKMNNYWDVGQFFTVSMLANDIPKATQAAEKLFKLKPPLWYLRSVVQNLQLIQRFKKQAVEHSPQRERLNFWMDIIVEATQGTTNRLRFPVLILEPTKIYQPSYVSINNEAEEKNVSIWHVSPAETKGIHEWNFTAMSIKGISISKFDERCCFLYVHDNSDDFQIYFSTEEQCGRFCSMVKEMISDGTGNAVELEGEGDGDTLEYEYDTNETGDRVVLGRGTYGVVYAGRDLSNQVRIAIKEIPERDSRYSQPLHEEIALHKYLKHRNIVQYLGSVSENGYIKIFMEQVPGGSLSALLRSKWGPLKEATIIFYTRQILEGLRYLHENQIVHRDIKGDNVLVNTYSGVLKISDFGTSKRLAGVNPCTETFTGTLQYMAPEIIDKGPRGYGAPADIWSLGCTIIEMATGKPPFHELGEPQAAMFKVGMFKIHPEIPESLSLEAKSFILRCFEPDPHKRAIASDLLRDTFVRHTTKGKKSKIAFKPPDYIHNVSLPVQLQCEATGSSSSEHGSVSPDCDSKHDVFFQKKKNSGSENLLKPPNSNYLSVPDEGSVSEDRSAPPSPEDRDSGLFLLKKDSERRAILFKVLNDDQAKVISNLRENYIQGSEELQLSAEHIKQIICILRDFIHSPERRVMAATISKLKLDLDFDSTSINQIQLVLFGFQDSVNKVLRNHHIKPHWMFAMDNIIRRAVQAAITILIPELQTHFGPASECEGAEKEDEVDEEEVEFGPVLAPHADDSGATADPVQSAASPLHCVQSQEHQRSHHQLGAQLGRLKQETSRLLEDLLQKEKEYQQVLKATLQQRTHDLELVKVRHRPPDVSPPSIFHIPADHVPDKQLTDWLKEQGADADTVDKFVLEEYTLTDILNDVTKDDLRCLRLRGGVLCRIWRAIQRHRERERQRTNERSEDEG from the exons ATGGACACCGGGCAGAGCGCGCAGGTCGCCGACATGGCAGGGGAGCACTCCGCCGGGGTGTGCGTCCTGGAGCGGGACCGCGAGAGAGGCGAGGTGTCCAGCCCGAGCCCCCCGGCCAAGCAGCGCTCCCTGCGGGCGGTGTATGTGCTGAACGACGGGCTGAAGGCGGTGATGGCCAGCAGCCCGGAGTCCGGAGCGCTGCAGTGTCTGCAGAGAGCCTGCGACTCCGAGAGCGCGCTGCTCACCACCGTCACCTTCGGACGGCTGGACTTCGGAGAAACGTCGGTGCTGGACAGTTTCTACGATGCAG ACATCGCGGTCGTCGACATGAGTGATGTGTTCCGGCAGCCCTCCCTGTTTTACCACCTGGGCGTGAGGGAGAGCTTCGACATGGCCAACAACGTCATCCTGTACCACGACACTGACCCTGACACTGCCCAGTCACtgaag GACATGGTGGCGCAGAAAAACACA gCCACACGTCCACCAGCGCTCGGTTTTCCGTGGGTTCAGTTGCCTCCAGAGTACAGAGGCTCTGGACTGCGCAATAAA GCCTCCAGTGGCAACTACTACTTCATCCCCTACATCGTGACTCCGAACCACGAGTACATGTGCTGTGAGAGTGACGCCCAGCGCAGGGCCAGCGAGTACATGCAGCCCAGCTGGGACAACCTGCTGGGGCCGCTGTGCGTCCCCCTGACGGACCGCTTCACCAGCCTGCTGAAGGACATCCACGTCACGTCCTG CGCTTCCTTTAAGGACACCCTGCTGAATGACATCCGGAAGGCCCGAGAGAAGTACCAGGGAGAGGAGTTGGCCAAGGAGCTTTCCCGAATCAAACTCCGGATCGACAACACAGAGGTCCTCACCCAGGACATCGTCATGAACCTGCTGTTTTCCTACAGAGACATACAG GACTATGACGCCATGGTGAAGCTGGTGCAGACTCTGGAGATGCTGCCCACGTGCGATCTGGCCACTCAGCCCATGATCCAGTTCCACTACGCCTTCGCCCTCAACAG gagGAACAGTCCCGGTGACAGAGAGCAGGCTCTCAGAGTGATGCTGCAGGTGTTGCAGTCGTGTGAACATCCGGCGCCGGACATGTTCTGCCTCTGCGGACGGATATACAAGGACATCTTCCTGGACTCGGACTGCAAAGACACCAAGAACAGGGACAACGCTCTACAgtg GTACAGAAAGGGATTCGAGCTGCAGCCGACTCTCTACTCCGGCATCAACCTGGCCGTCCTCCTGATGGTCGCCGGCCAACAGTTTGAGAGCTCCATGGAACTGAGGAAAATAG GTGTGAGGTTGAACAGTCTGCTGGGACGCAAAGGTTCCCTGGAGAAAATGAATAACTACTGGGACGTGGGCCAGTTCTTCACCGTTAGCATGCTCGCTAACGACATCCCCAAAGCTACTCAGGCTGCCGAGAAGCTCTTCAAACTCAAGCCACCTCTTTG GTATTTGCGGTCGGTGGTGCAGAACCTGCAGCTGATCCAGAGGTTCAAGAAGCAGGCGGTGGAACATTCTCCCCAACGAGAGAGGCTCAACTTCTGGATGGACATCATCGTGGAGGCCACGCAGGGCACGACCAACAGACTGAGATTTCcc GTGTTGATTCTGGAGCCGACTAAGATCTACCAGCCCTCCTACGTGTCCATTAACAACGAGGCTGAAGAGAAGAACGTCTCCATCTGGCACGTTTCTCCTGCAGAGACG AAAGGAATCCACGAGTGGAACTTCACTGCGATGTCCATCAAAGGCATCAG TATCAGTAAGTTCGACGAGCGCTGCTGCTTCCTCTACGTGCACGACAACTCCGACGACTTCCAGATCTACTTCTCCACGGAGGAACAGTGCGGTCG gttctGCTCCATGGTGAAAGAGATGATATCTGATGGGACGGGGAACGCTGTGGAGCTGGAGGGGGAGGGAGACGGAGATACACTGGAG tACGAGTACGACACCAACGAGACAGGCGACAGGGTGGTGTTGGGGCGGGGAACGTATGGAGTGGTGTATGCTGGGAGAGACCTGAGCAACCAGGTCCGAATCGCCATCAAAGAAATCCCAGAGAGGGACAGCAG GTACTCCCAGCCCCTTCATGAGGAGATCGCCCTTCACAAGTACCTGAAGCACAGGAACATTGTTCAGTACCTGGGCTCCGTTTCTGAGAACGGATACATCAAGATCTTCATGGAACAAGtgcctggag GAAGCCTGTCCGCGTTGCTGCGATCTAAATGGGGCCCGCTGAAGGAGGCGACCATCATCTTCTACACCAGACAGATCCTGGAGGGGCTCCGGTACCTGCACGAGAACCAGATCGTCCACAGAGATATCAAG GGTGATAATGTGTTGGTGAACACCTACAGTGGCGTCTTGAAGATCTCAGACTTTGGCACCTCTAAGAGGTTGGCGGGAGTCAACCCCTGTACGGAGACATTCACCG GCACTCTGCAGTACATGGCGCCAGAGATCATCGATAAGGGCCCTCGAGGGTACGGGGCCCCGGCCGACATCTGGTCCCTGGGATGCACCATTATAGAAATGGCCACTGGGAAACCTCCCTTTCATGAGCTGGGGGAACCACAGGCGGCCATGTTTAAG GTGGGCATGTTTAAGATCCACCCGGAGATCCCTGAGTCCTTGTCCCTGGAGGCCAAGTCGTTCATCCTGCGCTGCTTTGAGCCGGACCCTCACAAGAGAGCCATCGCCTCGGACCTCCTCAGAGACACTTTTGTCAGGCACACCACGAAGGGCAAGAAGAGCAAGATCGCCTTCAAACCACCAG ACTACATCCACAACGTTTCCCTGCCGGTGCAGCTGCAGTGCGAGGCCAccgggagcagcagcagcgaacACGGTTCTGTGAGCCCCGACTGCGACTCCAAGCACGATGTCTTcttccagaagaagaagaactccGGCTCCGAGAACCTCCTCAAACCCCCGAACTCCAACTACCTGAG tgttCCAGATGAGGGTTCGGTTTCGGAGGACCGCAgcgcccccccctcccccgaGGACAGGGACAGCGGTCTGTTCCTGCTGAAGAAGGACAGCGAGAGACGGGCCATCCTGTTCAAAGTCCTCAACGACGACCAGGCGAAGGTCATCTCCAACCTGAGGGAGAACTACatccag ggcaGTGAGGAGCTCCAGCTGTCCGCCGAACACATCAAGCAGATCATCTGCATCCTCCGAGACTTCATCCATTCCCCGGAGCGGCGCGTCATGGCGGCCACCATCTCCAAGCTCAAGCTGGACCTGGACTTCGACTCCACCTCCATCAACCAGATACAGCTGGTGCTCTTCGGCTTCCAGGACTCG GTGAACAAAGTCCTGAGGAATCATCACATCAAACCTCACTGGATGTTTGCGATGGATAACATCATCCGCCGAGCCGTGCAGGCTGCCATCACCATCCTCATCCCAG agctgcagacgCACTTCGGCCCGGCGTCAGAGTGCGAGGGAGCAGAGAAGGAAGATGAGGTGGACGAGGAGGAAGTGGAGTTCGGTCCCGTTTTAGCTCCACATGCTGACGACTCCGGGGCGACGGCTGACCCGGTCCAGTCTGCCGCCAGCCCGCTACACTGCGTCCAGTCCCAGGAGCATCAGCGCTCGCATCATCAGCTGGGCGCACAGCTGGGGCGCCTCAAACAGGAGACCAGCAG gctgctggaggatctactgcagaaggagaaggagtaCCAGCAGGTCCTGAAGgccacactgcagcagagaacacacgACCTGGAGCTGGTCAAAGTCCGGCACAGACCACCAG AcgtttctcctccctccatcttccacATCCCGGCGGACCATGTGCCAGACAAGCAGCTCACCGATTGGCTGAAAGAGCAGGGGGCAGACGCCGACACCGTAGATAAG ttTGTGCTGGAGGAATACACACTGACCGACATCCTCAACGACGTCACCAAAGACGACCTCCGCTGTCTACGTCTACG GGGTGGAGTCCTCTGCCGCATCTGGCGGGCCATCCAGCGGCACCGAGAGCGGGAGAGGCAGAGGACGAACGAACGCTCCGAAGACGAAGGATGA
- the map3k15 gene encoding mitogen-activated protein kinase kinase kinase 15 isoform X1 encodes MDTGQSAQVADMAGEHSAGVCVLERDRERGEVSSPSPPAKQRSLRAVYVLNDGLKAVMASSPESGALQCLQRACDSESALLTTVTFGRLDFGETSVLDSFYDADIAVVDMSDVFRQPSLFYHLGVRESFDMANNVILYHDTDPDTAQSLKDMVAQKNTATRPPALGFPWVQLPPEYRGSGLRNKASSGNYYFIPYIVTPNHEYMCCESDAQRRASEYMQPSWDNLLGPLCVPLTDRFTSLLKDIHVTSCASFKDTLLNDIRKAREKYQGEELAKELSRIKLRIDNTEVLTQDIVMNLLFSYRDIQDYDAMVKLVQTLEMLPTCDLATQPMIQFHYAFALNRRNSPGDREQALRVMLQVLQSCEHPAPDMFCLCGRIYKDIFLDSDCKDTKNRDNALQWYRKGFELQPTLYSGINLAVLLMVAGQQFESSMELRKIGVRLNSLLGRKGSLEKMNNYWDVGQFFTVSMLANDIPKATQAAEKLFKLKPPLWYLRSVVQNLQLIQRFKKQAVEHSPQRERLNFWMDIIVEATQGTTNRLRFPVLILEPTKIYQPSYVSINNEAEEKNVSIWHVSPAETKGIHEWNFTAMSIKGISISKFDERCCFLYVHDNSDDFQIYFSTEEQCGRFCSMVKEMISDGTGNAVELEGEGDGDTLEYEYDTNETGDRVVLGRGTYGVVYAGRDLSNQVRIAIKEIPERDSRYSQPLHEEIALHKYLKHRNIVQYLGSVSENGYIKIFMEQVPGGSLSALLRSKWGPLKEATIIFYTRQILEGLRYLHENQIVHRDIKGDNVLVNTYSGVLKISDFGTSKRLAGVNPCTETFTGTLQYMAPEIIDKGPRGYGAPADIWSLGCTIIEMATGKPPFHELGEPQAAMFKVGMFKIHPEIPESLSLEAKSFILRCFEPDPHKRAIASDLLRDTFVRHTTKGKKSKIAFKPPDYIHNVSLPVQLQCEATGSSSSEHGSVSPDCDSKHDVFFQKKKNSGSENLLKPPNSNYLSRHNLAGTAQIIVPDEGSVSEDRSAPPSPEDRDSGLFLLKKDSERRAILFKVLNDDQAKVISNLRENYIQGSEELQLSAEHIKQIICILRDFIHSPERRVMAATISKLKLDLDFDSTSINQIQLVLFGFQDSVNKVLRNHHIKPHWMFAMDNIIRRAVQAAITILIPELQTHFGPASECEGAEKEDEVDEEEVEFGPVLAPHADDSGATADPVQSAASPLHCVQSQEHQRSHHQLGAQLGRLKQETSRLLEDLLQKEKEYQQVLKATLQQRTHDLELVKVRHRPPDVSPPSIFHIPADHVPDKQLTDWLKEQGADADTVDKFVLEEYTLTDILNDVTKDDLRCLRLRGGVLCRIWRAIQRHRERERQRTNERSEDEG; translated from the exons ATGGACACCGGGCAGAGCGCGCAGGTCGCCGACATGGCAGGGGAGCACTCCGCCGGGGTGTGCGTCCTGGAGCGGGACCGCGAGAGAGGCGAGGTGTCCAGCCCGAGCCCCCCGGCCAAGCAGCGCTCCCTGCGGGCGGTGTATGTGCTGAACGACGGGCTGAAGGCGGTGATGGCCAGCAGCCCGGAGTCCGGAGCGCTGCAGTGTCTGCAGAGAGCCTGCGACTCCGAGAGCGCGCTGCTCACCACCGTCACCTTCGGACGGCTGGACTTCGGAGAAACGTCGGTGCTGGACAGTTTCTACGATGCAG ACATCGCGGTCGTCGACATGAGTGATGTGTTCCGGCAGCCCTCCCTGTTTTACCACCTGGGCGTGAGGGAGAGCTTCGACATGGCCAACAACGTCATCCTGTACCACGACACTGACCCTGACACTGCCCAGTCACtgaag GACATGGTGGCGCAGAAAAACACA gCCACACGTCCACCAGCGCTCGGTTTTCCGTGGGTTCAGTTGCCTCCAGAGTACAGAGGCTCTGGACTGCGCAATAAA GCCTCCAGTGGCAACTACTACTTCATCCCCTACATCGTGACTCCGAACCACGAGTACATGTGCTGTGAGAGTGACGCCCAGCGCAGGGCCAGCGAGTACATGCAGCCCAGCTGGGACAACCTGCTGGGGCCGCTGTGCGTCCCCCTGACGGACCGCTTCACCAGCCTGCTGAAGGACATCCACGTCACGTCCTG CGCTTCCTTTAAGGACACCCTGCTGAATGACATCCGGAAGGCCCGAGAGAAGTACCAGGGAGAGGAGTTGGCCAAGGAGCTTTCCCGAATCAAACTCCGGATCGACAACACAGAGGTCCTCACCCAGGACATCGTCATGAACCTGCTGTTTTCCTACAGAGACATACAG GACTATGACGCCATGGTGAAGCTGGTGCAGACTCTGGAGATGCTGCCCACGTGCGATCTGGCCACTCAGCCCATGATCCAGTTCCACTACGCCTTCGCCCTCAACAG gagGAACAGTCCCGGTGACAGAGAGCAGGCTCTCAGAGTGATGCTGCAGGTGTTGCAGTCGTGTGAACATCCGGCGCCGGACATGTTCTGCCTCTGCGGACGGATATACAAGGACATCTTCCTGGACTCGGACTGCAAAGACACCAAGAACAGGGACAACGCTCTACAgtg GTACAGAAAGGGATTCGAGCTGCAGCCGACTCTCTACTCCGGCATCAACCTGGCCGTCCTCCTGATGGTCGCCGGCCAACAGTTTGAGAGCTCCATGGAACTGAGGAAAATAG GTGTGAGGTTGAACAGTCTGCTGGGACGCAAAGGTTCCCTGGAGAAAATGAATAACTACTGGGACGTGGGCCAGTTCTTCACCGTTAGCATGCTCGCTAACGACATCCCCAAAGCTACTCAGGCTGCCGAGAAGCTCTTCAAACTCAAGCCACCTCTTTG GTATTTGCGGTCGGTGGTGCAGAACCTGCAGCTGATCCAGAGGTTCAAGAAGCAGGCGGTGGAACATTCTCCCCAACGAGAGAGGCTCAACTTCTGGATGGACATCATCGTGGAGGCCACGCAGGGCACGACCAACAGACTGAGATTTCcc GTGTTGATTCTGGAGCCGACTAAGATCTACCAGCCCTCCTACGTGTCCATTAACAACGAGGCTGAAGAGAAGAACGTCTCCATCTGGCACGTTTCTCCTGCAGAGACG AAAGGAATCCACGAGTGGAACTTCACTGCGATGTCCATCAAAGGCATCAG TATCAGTAAGTTCGACGAGCGCTGCTGCTTCCTCTACGTGCACGACAACTCCGACGACTTCCAGATCTACTTCTCCACGGAGGAACAGTGCGGTCG gttctGCTCCATGGTGAAAGAGATGATATCTGATGGGACGGGGAACGCTGTGGAGCTGGAGGGGGAGGGAGACGGAGATACACTGGAG tACGAGTACGACACCAACGAGACAGGCGACAGGGTGGTGTTGGGGCGGGGAACGTATGGAGTGGTGTATGCTGGGAGAGACCTGAGCAACCAGGTCCGAATCGCCATCAAAGAAATCCCAGAGAGGGACAGCAG GTACTCCCAGCCCCTTCATGAGGAGATCGCCCTTCACAAGTACCTGAAGCACAGGAACATTGTTCAGTACCTGGGCTCCGTTTCTGAGAACGGATACATCAAGATCTTCATGGAACAAGtgcctggag GAAGCCTGTCCGCGTTGCTGCGATCTAAATGGGGCCCGCTGAAGGAGGCGACCATCATCTTCTACACCAGACAGATCCTGGAGGGGCTCCGGTACCTGCACGAGAACCAGATCGTCCACAGAGATATCAAG GGTGATAATGTGTTGGTGAACACCTACAGTGGCGTCTTGAAGATCTCAGACTTTGGCACCTCTAAGAGGTTGGCGGGAGTCAACCCCTGTACGGAGACATTCACCG GCACTCTGCAGTACATGGCGCCAGAGATCATCGATAAGGGCCCTCGAGGGTACGGGGCCCCGGCCGACATCTGGTCCCTGGGATGCACCATTATAGAAATGGCCACTGGGAAACCTCCCTTTCATGAGCTGGGGGAACCACAGGCGGCCATGTTTAAG GTGGGCATGTTTAAGATCCACCCGGAGATCCCTGAGTCCTTGTCCCTGGAGGCCAAGTCGTTCATCCTGCGCTGCTTTGAGCCGGACCCTCACAAGAGAGCCATCGCCTCGGACCTCCTCAGAGACACTTTTGTCAGGCACACCACGAAGGGCAAGAAGAGCAAGATCGCCTTCAAACCACCAG ACTACATCCACAACGTTTCCCTGCCGGTGCAGCTGCAGTGCGAGGCCAccgggagcagcagcagcgaacACGGTTCTGTGAGCCCCGACTGCGACTCCAAGCACGATGTCTTcttccagaagaagaagaactccGGCTCCGAGAACCTCCTCAAACCCCCGAACTCCAACTACCTGA GCAGACACAACCTCGCTGGAACGGCACAGATCAT tgttCCAGATGAGGGTTCGGTTTCGGAGGACCGCAgcgcccccccctcccccgaGGACAGGGACAGCGGTCTGTTCCTGCTGAAGAAGGACAGCGAGAGACGGGCCATCCTGTTCAAAGTCCTCAACGACGACCAGGCGAAGGTCATCTCCAACCTGAGGGAGAACTACatccag ggcaGTGAGGAGCTCCAGCTGTCCGCCGAACACATCAAGCAGATCATCTGCATCCTCCGAGACTTCATCCATTCCCCGGAGCGGCGCGTCATGGCGGCCACCATCTCCAAGCTCAAGCTGGACCTGGACTTCGACTCCACCTCCATCAACCAGATACAGCTGGTGCTCTTCGGCTTCCAGGACTCG GTGAACAAAGTCCTGAGGAATCATCACATCAAACCTCACTGGATGTTTGCGATGGATAACATCATCCGCCGAGCCGTGCAGGCTGCCATCACCATCCTCATCCCAG agctgcagacgCACTTCGGCCCGGCGTCAGAGTGCGAGGGAGCAGAGAAGGAAGATGAGGTGGACGAGGAGGAAGTGGAGTTCGGTCCCGTTTTAGCTCCACATGCTGACGACTCCGGGGCGACGGCTGACCCGGTCCAGTCTGCCGCCAGCCCGCTACACTGCGTCCAGTCCCAGGAGCATCAGCGCTCGCATCATCAGCTGGGCGCACAGCTGGGGCGCCTCAAACAGGAGACCAGCAG gctgctggaggatctactgcagaaggagaaggagtaCCAGCAGGTCCTGAAGgccacactgcagcagagaacacacgACCTGGAGCTGGTCAAAGTCCGGCACAGACCACCAG AcgtttctcctccctccatcttccacATCCCGGCGGACCATGTGCCAGACAAGCAGCTCACCGATTGGCTGAAAGAGCAGGGGGCAGACGCCGACACCGTAGATAAG ttTGTGCTGGAGGAATACACACTGACCGACATCCTCAACGACGTCACCAAAGACGACCTCCGCTGTCTACGTCTACG GGGTGGAGTCCTCTGCCGCATCTGGCGGGCCATCCAGCGGCACCGAGAGCGGGAGAGGCAGAGGACGAACGAACGCTCCGAAGACGAAGGATGA